AAATTATCGATAAATTTATTAAAATAATCGAAAGCCGTTTTCCCGAAACGAAGGGCGCGATCGAAGTAACCGATATGGCCACGCCTTTGACCTACGAGCGCTATACGGCGAGCTTTGAAGGCAGCTGGATGAGCGTGTGGAAACCCCGAGATCCGATGTTCATACTGCCTGCAAAATCGAAGACGGTACGGGGGCTCTACTTTGCAAGCGAGCGTTCGATGATGCCCGGAGGCCTTATAATCGCGGGATGGGCGGGCAGACGCGCGGCGCAGACAATCTGCAAAGATACGCGTACCGAATTTATCGCGCACGATTGAAAAAATCGGCGATAATTTTTTGAGCTCAGCGGTGATTTGCATGAACGGGATGCGCAAGAGGCGGCATAGTGCGAATTGAATAAATCGATATGATGTTTTATAATAACCGCCGAGAATTGCGAGGATAGAAATGCCTAAAATCGAAGTCAACGAAAAAAGTTTTTTCGCTTTGCTCGGGAAAAAATACGATTACGATACACTTGAAACAAAATTGCCGTGCGCAAAAGCCGAACTCGATGAAAAACCCGACGCGTCCAAGCCTGAAGATGAGCGCGTTATTAAAATCGAACTCAACGATACCAATCGTCCCGACTTGTGGTCGACGGTCGGTGTCGCGCGGCAGATCGCCCTGCACGACGGCGCAAAACACGCGGATTATCAAAAATTCATGTCGGCTCCCGATGCGATAAAAGATCCGGCCAACCGCATCGTCACCGTGGACGCCGAACTGCAGCACATCCGTCCGTATATCGTCGCCTTCGTTATTTCCGGAAAAGCGATCGACGAGGCGATGCTGAAAGACATCATCCAAACGCAGGAAAAACTCGCGTGGAATTTCGGACGCAAGCGGAAGACGATTTCGATGGGCGTGTACCGTATTTCCGATATCGCATTTCCCGTGCATTATAAAGCCGTCGATCCGGACGCAACCTCTTTCGTGCCGCTGCAGTGCGCAGAGCCGATGACGTGCCGGCAAATCCTGAGCGAACATCCGAAAGGAAAAGAATACGGTTGGATTTTAAAAGACTTTAAAAAATTTCCGCTGCTCGTCGACGACAAAGGCGAAATCATGTCGATGGCGCCGATCATCAACAGTGCAACGCTCGGTGCGGTGCAAGTCGGAGACACGGGCTTAATGGTCGAGCTGACCGGCGACGATATGGAAAGCCTCATGCTCGCGGCGAACATCGTCGCGTGCGATTTTTTTGAAAGCGGCTACGAAATTCTTCCGATGCGCGTCGACTATCCTTATGAAACGAAATTCGGCAAAACCGTCGTGTGTCCGTATTATTTTCAAGTTCCGACAAAAGCTTATCTTTCGCATATCAACAAAATGCTCGGCTCGTCCTTTACGGCGGACGAAGTGTGCGCCGCGCTCTACCGCATGGGCGATGAAACGACGGTAAAAAAATTGACGATCGACGGAAAAGACGATGCTGAGTTTACGCTCTTTCCGCCGCCCTACCGCAACGATTTTTTACACGAAGCCGATGTGATCGAAGACGTCATGATCGGGCGC
This Treponema socranskii subsp. buccale DNA region includes the following protein-coding sequences:
- the pheT gene encoding phenylalanine--tRNA ligase subunit beta, yielding MPKIEVNEKSFFALLGKKYDYDTLETKLPCAKAELDEKPDASKPEDERVIKIELNDTNRPDLWSTVGVARQIALHDGAKHADYQKFMSAPDAIKDPANRIVTVDAELQHIRPYIVAFVISGKAIDEAMLKDIIQTQEKLAWNFGRKRKTISMGVYRISDIAFPVHYKAVDPDATSFVPLQCAEPMTCRQILSEHPKGKEYGWILKDFKKFPLLVDDKGEIMSMAPIINSATLGAVQVGDTGLMVELTGDDMESLMLAANIVACDFFESGYEILPMRVDYPYETKFGKTVVCPYYFQVPTKAYLSHINKMLGSSFTADEVCAALYRMGDETTVKKLTIDGKDDAEFTLFPPPYRNDFLHEADVIEDVMIGRDIASFEPESPSDFTIGRLLPITQFSRKAKTLMVGLGYQEMIFNYVGSRRDYIDNMLIDESSVIEIANPMSENYQFIRPEIISSLLRAESKSANAQFPHKIFEIGKVAYLCGEENTGTRTRTHLGFLTAAANANFNDAASEVAALLYFLDHTYEVQESADPRFIVGRQASIIVGGKAVGVFGEVNPQVLENWAVTVPCAAGEIDLEALMRSDV